In Treponema vincentii, a single window of DNA contains:
- the pyk gene encoding pyruvate kinase yields the protein MKKTKIVCTIDPASDSEEILRELFKAGLNVCRLNFSHGTHEEHQIRIDRIKKIRQELNLPIAIMLDTKGPEIRLKNFGVNSVQLSKGQQFTLTVRDVVGDEKICSVTYKNLAQEVQPNNRILIDDGLIELKVERIDNGTDIICTVMSDGPVSNHKGINIPGAKINLPFLSEQDISDLKFGAQNEVDFVAASFTRGPADILSIRKVLEEANGNNIHIIAKIENQEGVDSIDKIIEVSDGIMVARGDLGIEIPPEEIPLVQKMIIRKTLKASKPAITATQMLESMTHNPRPTRAEVTDVANAIFDGTSAIMLSGETAAGKYPVETVKMMHRIAVTTENSLNYDKIMGAVAREHSLTITNAIAHATCSMALEMNAQVIVTATSSGETPRALSKYKPKAPIVAVTPYEATARRLSLNWGVYPIVTSYFKSTDEMFEQCINVAKENGFVQEGELAVLTAGVPIGLVGSTNLLKVETVGKILLKGKGTGIQSVVTGRVKVIRSEQDLLTDFADGDIIVTQTTNDLMNSFIERAGAVITENGNLSGHAALMGMNLSKPTIVGASEATSILKTGDIITLNGKTGVVIKGTAAIY from the coding sequence ATGAAAAAGACAAAGATTGTCTGTACTATCGATCCCGCTTCCGACTCGGAAGAAATACTGCGCGAATTATTTAAGGCAGGGCTCAACGTATGCCGCCTTAATTTTTCGCACGGTACGCATGAAGAGCACCAGATCCGTATCGACCGTATCAAAAAGATTCGACAGGAACTCAACTTGCCGATTGCGATTATGCTGGACACCAAGGGGCCGGAAATACGGCTGAAAAATTTCGGCGTTAATTCCGTACAGCTGAGCAAGGGACAGCAATTTACGCTTACCGTACGCGATGTTGTCGGCGATGAAAAAATATGCAGCGTAACCTATAAGAACCTTGCGCAGGAAGTACAGCCTAATAATCGCATCCTTATAGATGACGGCTTAATCGAACTGAAGGTCGAGCGGATCGATAACGGCACCGATATTATCTGTACCGTCATGAGCGACGGCCCCGTATCGAATCATAAGGGTATCAATATTCCCGGAGCAAAAATCAACCTCCCCTTTCTGAGCGAACAGGATATTTCCGACTTAAAGTTCGGCGCTCAAAATGAGGTTGATTTTGTAGCAGCCTCGTTTACCCGCGGCCCTGCGGATATCTTAAGCATCCGCAAGGTCTTGGAGGAAGCGAATGGGAACAATATCCATATTATTGCGAAAATCGAAAACCAAGAAGGCGTCGACTCCATCGACAAGATTATTGAAGTTTCCGACGGCATCATGGTTGCTCGCGGCGATTTAGGTATCGAAATTCCGCCGGAAGAAATTCCGCTCGTGCAAAAGATGATTATCCGCAAAACACTGAAGGCAAGTAAACCGGCAATTACGGCAACCCAGATGCTCGAGTCGATGACGCATAATCCGCGGCCGACACGGGCGGAGGTTACCGATGTTGCGAACGCTATCTTTGACGGAACGAGCGCCATTATGCTTTCGGGAGAAACGGCTGCGGGCAAATATCCGGTAGAAACCGTTAAGATGATGCACCGCATTGCCGTTACAACCGAAAATTCGTTAAACTACGACAAGATTATGGGGGCGGTTGCCCGGGAGCATTCTTTGACCATTACGAATGCCATCGCACACGCAACCTGTTCTATGGCGTTGGAAATGAATGCACAGGTTATCGTTACCGCGACCTCTTCGGGAGAAACGCCGCGGGCACTTTCAAAATACAAGCCCAAGGCGCCGATTGTTGCCGTAACCCCCTATGAAGCAACTGCACGCCGGTTATCACTTAACTGGGGGGTATATCCGATTGTCACGTCCTATTTTAAATCGACGGACGAAATGTTTGAACAGTGCATCAACGTCGCAAAAGAGAATGGGTTTGTACAAGAGGGTGAACTCGCCGTGCTTACCGCCGGAGTTCCTATCGGACTGGTCGGTTCGACAAACTTGTTGAAAGTTGAAACCGTCGGGAAGATCCTGCTGAAGGGTAAGGGCACCGGCATTCAGTCGGTTGTAACCGGCCGAGTAAAGGTTATCCGTTCCGAGCAAGACTTACTGACCGACTTTGCGGACGGAGACATCATCGTAACCCAAACGACCAACGATTTAATGAATTCCTTTATCGAGCGGGCAGGCGCTGTCATTACCGAAAACGGCAACTTGAGCGGACACGCCGCCTTGATGGGAATGAACTTGTCGAAGCCGACTATCGTAGGCGCCTCCGAGGCAACAAGCATATTAAAAACAGGCGATATTATCACGCTGAACGGAAAAACCGGCGTCGTGATAAAAGGAACCGCCGCTATTTATTAA
- a CDS encoding dicarboxylate/amino acid:cation symporter, giving the protein MSAKKLGLLPRLVIAIVAGILIGNLTRSIHLPLPVQILATFNGVFGNFLSFIIPLIILGFVIPGIADLGSDAGKLLAITAGIAYGSTLLAGTLAFVTDSIFFPFFLSSHADVFSHANPEDALLPGLFGIDMPPLMGVMTALILSFVLGIGIAVTRSETLKNAAREFQNIVTKVIEVIIIPLLPLHILGVFTNMTHAGQVGLILKVFIKVFAIVIALHVIMILIQYIIACTIAKRNPFTSIKTMLPAYVTALGTQSSAATIPVTLASAKKIGIQEKIADFVIPLCATIHLAGSTITLTSCSMAILILHGQTANAGVMLPFIAILGIAMVAAPGIPGGAVMAALGFVQSILGFNDTMSSLIIALYIAQDSFGTACNVTGDGAIAILVDAISKDKKKA; this is encoded by the coding sequence GTGAGTGCAAAAAAATTAGGTCTATTGCCGCGTCTTGTTATTGCAATCGTTGCCGGTATTTTAATCGGTAACTTGACGCGCTCCATCCATTTGCCGTTGCCTGTTCAGATTTTGGCAACCTTTAACGGGGTATTCGGCAACTTTCTCAGCTTTATCATCCCGCTGATCATTCTTGGATTTGTCATTCCGGGTATCGCGGATCTGGGTTCCGACGCAGGAAAGCTGCTCGCTATCACTGCCGGTATTGCGTACGGTTCAACGCTGCTTGCCGGTACGTTGGCCTTTGTAACCGATTCCATATTCTTCCCGTTCTTTTTAAGTTCTCATGCGGATGTTTTTTCCCATGCGAATCCTGAAGATGCGCTGCTGCCCGGCTTATTCGGTATCGATATGCCGCCGCTGATGGGTGTTATGACTGCGTTGATTTTAAGCTTTGTTCTCGGTATCGGTATCGCGGTAACCCGTTCTGAAACATTAAAAAACGCAGCACGCGAATTTCAGAATATCGTTACGAAAGTTATCGAAGTTATCATTATCCCGCTATTACCGCTCCATATTTTAGGCGTGTTTACCAACATGACCCATGCGGGACAGGTTGGGCTTATCCTCAAGGTATTCATCAAAGTATTTGCAATCGTCATTGCACTGCACGTCATCATGATACTTATTCAGTACATCATTGCTTGTACCATTGCAAAACGGAATCCCTTTACGTCGATTAAGACGATGCTACCGGCGTATGTTACCGCATTGGGAACTCAATCATCCGCAGCAACCATACCGGTAACGCTCGCTTCCGCAAAGAAAATCGGTATTCAGGAAAAAATTGCAGACTTTGTTATTCCGCTCTGCGCGACCATTCATCTTGCAGGAAGTACTATCACCCTTACCAGCTGCTCGATGGCTATCCTGATCCTGCACGGACAAACGGCAAACGCCGGCGTTATGCTTCCGTTTATCGCAATCTTGGGTATCGCAATGGTTGCAGCCCCCGGTATCCCCGGTGGCGCCGTTATGGCAGCGCTTGGCTTTGTTCAGTCCATTCTCGGCTTTAACGACACAATGAGTTCATTGATTATCGCGCTCTATATTGCACAGGACAGCTTCGGAACTGCATGTAACGTAACCGGAGACGGCGCAATTGCCATTCTAGTGGATGCCATCTCGAAGGATAAGAAGAAAGCGTAA
- a CDS encoding aminopeptidase: MELTYKAKTAWEKLTDSELAEMQTLSQHYISFLNTGKTERECAAQIIRQAKEAGFKPLEEVIKSGKAPAGTKVYLNNKDKSVVMMVLGEDIMQGMNIVGAHIDSPRLDVKQMPLYEDSNLVFLKTHYYGGIKKYQWTAIPLAIHGVIFTKEGKKVEICIGEDENDPVLFISDLLIHLSKKQLQETLAEGITAEQLNVLVGNMKPATPDDDGKKKKDESKEDKKGDKVSPVKENILKILNQKYGITEEDFRVAELEIVPAGKARNVGLDNSMIAGHGHDDRVCAYTTLKAMLEVSGTPAKTAVALFADKEEIGSVGNTGMTALYFENMVAEIAALQKAPCDLGVRRAFANSCMLSADVSAGYDPAFTSVFEKLNSAFIGNGICINKYTGSGGKGGSNDANAEYLQKIRHLFDTNNVVWQTAELGMTDAGGGGTIAYILAKYGTEVVDCGVPVLSMHAPIELISKVDLLMAYRAYKAFLKAH, translated from the coding sequence ATGGAACTCACGTATAAAGCAAAAACAGCATGGGAAAAGCTCACCGACAGCGAACTTGCCGAAATGCAAACGCTTTCTCAACACTACATCTCGTTTTTAAACACAGGAAAGACCGAACGCGAATGCGCCGCTCAAATTATACGGCAGGCAAAGGAAGCCGGTTTTAAACCGCTTGAAGAGGTCATAAAGAGCGGAAAAGCGCCGGCGGGTACAAAGGTATATCTCAACAATAAGGATAAGTCCGTTGTGATGATGGTGCTCGGCGAGGATATCATGCAAGGTATGAATATCGTCGGTGCTCATATCGACAGCCCGCGCCTTGACGTTAAACAGATGCCGCTCTATGAAGATTCAAACCTCGTGTTTTTAAAGACGCACTATTACGGCGGCATTAAAAAGTACCAATGGACTGCAATCCCGCTCGCTATTCACGGGGTCATTTTTACCAAAGAAGGCAAGAAGGTTGAAATCTGCATCGGCGAAGATGAAAACGATCCGGTGCTTTTTATTAGCGACCTCCTGATTCACCTTTCAAAAAAGCAGTTGCAGGAAACGCTGGCCGAAGGGATTACCGCCGAGCAGCTTAACGTACTGGTCGGTAATATGAAGCCTGCGACGCCGGATGATGATGGCAAGAAGAAAAAAGACGAATCGAAAGAGGATAAAAAAGGAGATAAGGTATCCCCTGTTAAGGAAAATATCTTAAAAATCTTAAATCAAAAATACGGCATTACCGAAGAAGATTTCCGCGTTGCGGAGCTTGAGATTGTTCCCGCAGGAAAAGCGCGGAATGTCGGGCTTGATAACTCGATGATTGCAGGACACGGCCACGACGACCGCGTATGTGCCTATACCACACTGAAAGCGATGCTCGAAGTTTCGGGGACTCCTGCAAAGACTGCCGTCGCCCTCTTTGCCGATAAAGAAGAGATCGGTTCGGTCGGTAATACCGGCATGACAGCGCTCTACTTTGAAAACATGGTTGCGGAGATTGCCGCCCTGCAAAAAGCTCCCTGCGATTTAGGCGTGCGCCGTGCATTTGCCAATTCCTGTATGTTGTCTGCCGATGTATCCGCCGGTTATGACCCCGCGTTTACATCCGTATTTGAAAAGCTCAATTCGGCGTTTATCGGCAACGGTATCTGCATCAACAAATACACCGGCTCCGGCGGCAAAGGCGGCTCAAATGACGCAAACGCTGAATATCTCCAAAAGATCAGACACTTATTCGACACCAACAATGTTGTCTGGCAGACGGCGGAACTCGGCATGACCGACGCCGGAGGAGGAGGCACAATTGCCTACATCCTCGCTAAGTACGGAACGGAAGTCGTAGACTGCGGAGTGCCGGTATTATCGATGCATGCTCCCATCGAATTGATCAGCAAAGTAGACCTTTTAATGGCGTACCGAGCCTACAAGGCGTTTTTAAAAGCACATTAA
- a CDS encoding phosphoglucomutase — MNTAYPELQHAFEKMILSASGWRKVFAQSGSENDGAPEISAADRDIVFFAAQSFAEFLQAEFPAIRTVIIARDSRPTGAALLKEAVTAFAAAGNTSAATSSAALAVQSVGIAAAPEIMAYARSAGAAFMYISASHNPIGHNGFKFGLDTGGVLDGSQSARLIALFTQKCAAAHQDTAAVLRKQAAPAPVQAVFEAEAAHKQAALTAYQNFLQEVIADSKDSAEQARFFDDIRAQCTALAAAGKPFTLVADFNGSARAASVDRAFFEKLGMQLVGIAEKAGNIVHGIVPEGGNLATCAAKIEELHRSNPAQAENTLFGYMPDCDGDRGNIIYWDEAQQKALILEAQEVFALSVIAELSYLHYSGNISAPLAVTVNGSTSLRINEIAKALDAEVFYAEVGEANVVNRAEDARRYGYKVRILGEGSNGGNITYPAAVRDPLNTLFAISKLLLIKDMPDRSCPFRIWCERSGQTAKYRKDFTFADIIATLPRYWTTPTQEARALMHIHTTDHTALKSAYQKIFMQEWADKKQLLKDRFGIAACKVFAYNGTVCTENLRDFGVSAKGGLKVQFYNASHTPIAFIWMRGSGTEPVFRIMADIKGYDQAAEEYLVQWQGDMVRKADVAVSVKN; from the coding sequence ATGAATACAGCATACCCTGAATTACAGCATGCATTTGAAAAGATGATTCTATCGGCGTCGGGCTGGCGCAAAGTGTTCGCTCAATCCGGAAGCGAAAACGACGGAGCGCCGGAGATTTCCGCTGCCGACCGCGATATCGTTTTCTTTGCCGCTCAATCATTTGCGGAATTCTTACAAGCTGAGTTTCCGGCAATCCGCACGGTAATCATAGCCCGCGACAGCCGCCCCACCGGCGCAGCGCTTTTAAAAGAGGCGGTAACTGCGTTTGCAGCCGCTGGGAATACTTCTGCGGCAACAAGCTCGGCTGCACTAGCGGTACAATCGGTTGGGATAGCCGCGGCGCCGGAAATTATGGCGTATGCACGCTCCGCAGGGGCTGCTTTCATGTATATTTCTGCAAGTCATAATCCCATCGGGCATAACGGCTTTAAGTTCGGGTTGGATACCGGCGGCGTACTGGACGGAAGTCAATCCGCGCGGTTGATAGCCTTATTCACACAAAAATGCGCCGCTGCCCACCAAGATACCGCAGCTGTCCTGCGCAAACAGGCCGCCCCGGCACCGGTGCAAGCGGTGTTTGAGGCAGAAGCAGCGCACAAACAAGCGGCGCTTACCGCCTATCAAAACTTTTTACAGGAAGTAATTGCCGATTCAAAAGACAGCGCGGAACAAGCACGGTTCTTTGATGACATTCGCGCTCAATGTACCGCGCTTGCGGCAGCAGGTAAGCCGTTTACGCTGGTTGCAGACTTTAACGGCAGCGCCCGCGCCGCTTCGGTTGACCGAGCTTTCTTTGAAAAGCTCGGTATGCAGCTTGTCGGTATTGCGGAAAAGGCCGGAAATATCGTCCATGGTATTGTTCCCGAAGGAGGAAACCTTGCAACCTGTGCAGCCAAAATCGAAGAACTGCACCGGAGCAATCCCGCACAGGCGGAGAATACGTTGTTCGGCTATATGCCCGATTGCGACGGGGACCGCGGCAATATCATCTACTGGGATGAAGCGCAGCAAAAAGCATTGATCCTTGAAGCGCAGGAAGTCTTTGCCCTGTCGGTCATCGCAGAACTGAGTTATCTGCACTACAGCGGTAACATCAGCGCGCCACTTGCGGTTACCGTCAACGGATCGACTTCGCTCCGCATTAACGAAATCGCAAAAGCCTTGGATGCGGAAGTGTTTTATGCGGAAGTAGGCGAAGCCAATGTAGTAAACCGGGCGGAAGATGCACGTCGGTACGGTTATAAAGTGCGGATACTCGGCGAAGGTTCCAACGGGGGGAATATTACGTACCCTGCCGCCGTGCGTGACCCGCTGAATACGCTCTTTGCAATCAGCAAGCTCCTGCTCATAAAGGATATGCCTGACCGCTCCTGCCCGTTCCGTATCTGGTGCGAGCGGTCGGGGCAAACGGCAAAGTACCGGAAAGACTTTACCTTTGCGGATATTATTGCAACGCTTCCCCGCTATTGGACTACCCCGACGCAGGAAGCTCGGGCGCTGATGCACATCCATACTACCGACCATACCGCACTGAAATCGGCATATCAGAAGATTTTTATGCAGGAATGGGCGGATAAAAAACAGCTGCTGAAAGACCGGTTCGGTATAGCAGCCTGTAAAGTATTTGCGTATAATGGGACGGTTTGTACAGAAAACCTCAGGGATTTTGGGGTTTCCGCAAAGGGCGGCCTCAAGGTGCAGTTCTATAATGCAAGCCATACTCCGATTGCCTTTATCTGGATGCGCGGTTCCGGTACCGAACCGGTATTCCGCATTATGGCGGACATCAAAGGATATGATCAGGCAGCGGAAGAATATCTGGTGCAGTGGCAGGGAGATATGGTACGCAAAGCCGATGTGGCGGTATCGGTAAAAAATTAA
- a CDS encoding PUR family DNA/RNA-binding protein, protein MGIRGELFTTQIPVENRTYFFNVKENRLGDVFLQIVESKNTDGAGFDRHAIVVFQDEMQTFLQGLNESLEFIEKKRKEQLKEKREKKQRNISAETAGVEKKKIINKHNPSAKPKSARKVRIVKKDGAE, encoded by the coding sequence ATGGGAATTCGAGGAGAATTATTTACCACTCAAATTCCGGTAGAAAACCGGACATATTTTTTTAATGTGAAAGAGAATCGGCTGGGTGATGTTTTTTTGCAGATTGTCGAAAGCAAAAACACCGACGGCGCCGGTTTTGACCGCCATGCAATTGTCGTATTTCAGGATGAAATGCAAACCTTTTTGCAGGGGCTGAACGAAAGCCTTGAATTTATCGAAAAAAAGCGGAAAGAGCAGCTCAAAGAAAAACGGGAGAAAAAACAGCGGAACATTTCTGCGGAAACAGCCGGCGTAGAAAAAAAGAAAATCATCAATAAACATAACCCAAGCGCAAAACCGAAATCCGCGCGTAAGGTGCGTATCGTCAAAAAAGACGGCGCAGAATAG
- a CDS encoding VanZ family protein has translation MKFKAVMLMGEVCSHYIPKVAEMISKRFIDYGMRCMSIGIAVTIFILSAHSKLPIPKTVSFHGLDKLLHACAFGSLAFTFSYWFAADKWLTKPFRYFAVVCLITACYGISDEIHQIFVPGRDASIYDWFADCTGAVLAVFVRLRMVKFCMKT, from the coding sequence TTGAAATTTAAAGCAGTTATGTTAATGGGTGAGGTGTGCTCTCATTATATTCCAAAGGTAGCGGAAATGATTTCAAAAAGATTTATCGATTATGGTATGCGCTGTATGTCGATTGGTATCGCTGTTACTATTTTTATCCTTTCGGCACACTCAAAGCTGCCTATTCCGAAGACAGTGTCTTTCCATGGCTTAGACAAACTTTTACACGCTTGTGCTTTCGGGAGTCTTGCGTTTACTTTTTCTTATTGGTTTGCGGCTGATAAATGGCTTACAAAACCTTTCAGATATTTCGCGGTTGTTTGTCTTATTACTGCCTGTTACGGTATCTCTGATGAAATACATCAAATTTTTGTTCCAGGGCGCGATGCTTCCATATATGACTGGTTTGCCGACTGTACCGGAGCGGTTTTAGCGGTATTTGTACGTCTGAGAATGGTAAAATTCTGCATGAAAACTTAA
- a CDS encoding Gfo/Idh/MocA family protein, with protein MKYKIALIGCGRISFKHIEAFVAMQDKVDLVAVCDPLVERAEEKKAEYTKAVSNAAVRVFADYKEMLAACKPGIVTIATESGKHKDIAVHCLQNGAHVICEKPMALSTADAQVMIDTAKQHGKTLAVCFQNRFNAPVVKAREAYEKGRFGKMLHGMIQVRWNRNKSYYDQAKWRGTWEQDGGTLMNQCTHGIDLLQWMMGEDAVRVQAQTRRFIRPIDAEDFGCAIVEFASGAVGIIEGTADVYPKNLNETLSLFGSEGSVVIGGLAVNKMETWRFADAEQVGDTEEKVLNPNEKDPPTVYGFGHTALFRDVIDAIEHNREPLVSGEKGKKALEIILAIYKSQKTGLPVTLPCDFSTLEMKGIFN; from the coding sequence ATGAAATATAAGATAGCATTAATCGGCTGTGGCCGTATTAGCTTTAAGCATATTGAAGCCTTCGTTGCGATGCAGGATAAGGTTGACTTAGTTGCTGTTTGCGATCCTTTGGTGGAGCGGGCAGAAGAGAAAAAAGCTGAATACACTAAAGCAGTGTCGAATGCAGCAGTAAGAGTCTTTGCCGACTATAAGGAAATGCTGGCAGCGTGTAAACCGGGAATTGTAACGATTGCAACCGAATCCGGTAAGCATAAAGATATTGCGGTACATTGTTTGCAGAATGGAGCGCATGTGATCTGCGAAAAACCGATGGCACTTTCTACGGCTGATGCGCAAGTGATGATTGATACGGCAAAACAGCACGGCAAAACATTGGCGGTGTGCTTTCAGAACCGCTTTAATGCACCGGTTGTAAAAGCACGCGAAGCATACGAAAAAGGGCGCTTCGGTAAAATGCTGCACGGAATGATCCAAGTGCGCTGGAATCGGAATAAAAGTTATTATGATCAAGCAAAATGGCGTGGTACTTGGGAGCAGGACGGCGGCACTTTGATGAACCAGTGTACGCACGGCATTGACCTTTTGCAGTGGATGATGGGAGAAGATGCTGTTCGTGTGCAGGCGCAAACTCGCCGATTTATCCGCCCGATTGACGCGGAGGACTTTGGCTGTGCTATTGTGGAATTTGCCTCCGGCGCTGTCGGCATAATAGAAGGAACTGCCGATGTGTATCCGAAAAATCTAAACGAAACATTGAGTTTATTCGGTTCCGAGGGGTCTGTTGTGATTGGCGGGCTTGCTGTTAATAAAATGGAAACATGGCGTTTTGCGGATGCTGAGCAGGTCGGTGATACGGAAGAGAAGGTGCTCAATCCCAATGAAAAAGACCCTCCGACGGTGTACGGCTTTGGGCATACGGCTCTTTTCAGAGATGTTATCGATGCAATCGAGCATAATCGTGAACCGCTTGTTTCGGGCGAAAAAGGCAAAAAAGCCTTAGAGATTATCTTGGCCATTTATAAATCCCAAAAAACCGGATTGCCGGTAACGCTTCCGTGTGATTTTTCAACGCTGGAAATGAAGGGGATTTTTAATTAA